The Desulfohalovibrio reitneri genome contains a region encoding:
- the metX gene encoding homoserine O-acetyltransferase MetX codes for MSEYTEADSWGGSVGRVETRFYTFGEAEPFWLECGRELSPVTVAYETYGELSPAGDNAVLLCHALTGDAHAAGYHHETDAKPGWWDIYVGPGKPVDTDRYFVICSNVLGGCMGSTGPASQKPGSDEFWGLDFPVVTIGDQVRAQKRLVEHLGVERLLAVVGGSVGGMQVLELSLRYPEMVRGACCLATTAEHSALAIAFNETARQAILADPNWNGGDYHGGPMPDFGLAVARMIGHITYLSDEAMRRKFGRRLQDRCAPSYNLEADFQVESYLRYQGRKFTARFDANSFLYLTKAADYFSISQAWGNGSLVAAFERAMARFLVVSFTSDWLYPTAQSRDLVKAMKKNGLEVSFMEIAADCGHDAFLLPNHRLAHLIASFLESTKEGRG; via the coding sequence ATGAGCGAGTATACGGAAGCTGATTCCTGGGGCGGTTCGGTGGGCCGGGTGGAGACGCGGTTCTACACCTTTGGCGAGGCCGAGCCGTTTTGGTTGGAGTGCGGCCGGGAGTTGTCGCCGGTGACGGTGGCGTACGAGACGTACGGGGAGTTGTCGCCCGCGGGGGACAACGCGGTGCTGCTGTGCCATGCGCTGACGGGCGACGCGCACGCGGCCGGGTACCATCACGAGACGGACGCCAAGCCGGGCTGGTGGGACATTTACGTGGGGCCGGGCAAGCCGGTGGACACGGACAGATATTTCGTCATTTGTTCCAACGTGCTGGGCGGCTGCATGGGCTCCACCGGCCCAGCCTCGCAGAAGCCGGGTTCGGACGAATTCTGGGGACTGGATTTTCCGGTGGTGACCATCGGCGACCAAGTGCGGGCGCAGAAGCGGCTGGTGGAGCATTTGGGCGTGGAGCGGCTGCTGGCGGTGGTGGGCGGCTCGGTGGGCGGCATGCAGGTGCTGGAGTTGAGCCTGCGGTATCCGGAGATGGTGCGCGGGGCGTGCTGCCTGGCCACCACGGCGGAGCATTCGGCCCTGGCCATCGCCTTCAACGAGACGGCGCGGCAGGCGATTCTGGCCGACCCCAACTGGAACGGCGGGGACTACCACGGCGGCCCCATGCCGGACTTCGGCCTGGCGGTGGCGCGCATGATCGGCCACATCACCTATCTTTCCGACGAGGCCATGCGGCGCAAGTTCGGGCGGAGGCTGCAGGACCGCTGCGCGCCCTCGTACAACCTGGAGGCGGACTTCCAGGTGGAGTCGTACCTGCGGTACCAGGGGCGGAAGTTCACGGCCCGGTTCGACGCCAACTCGTTTCTGTACCTGACCAAGGCGGCGGACTATTTCTCCATCAGCCAGGCCTGGGGCAACGGCTCGCTGGTGGCGGCCTTCGAGCGGGCCATGGCCCGGTTCCTGGTGGTGTCCTTCACCTCGGACTGGCTGTACCCCACGGCGCAGTCGCGCGACCTGGTCAAGGCCATGAAGAAGAACGGGCTGGAGGTGAGCTTCATGGAGATCGCGGCCGACTGCGGCCACGACGCCTTTTTGCTGCCCAACCACCGGCTGGCCCACCTGATCGCCTCTTTCCTTGAGAGCACGAAGGAGGGGCGGGGCTGA
- the metW gene encoding methionine biosynthesis protein MetW — translation MRFDLKVIASWVEEGARVLDLGCGTGSLLEHLVKDKGVRGTGIEHDEEKVGKGIGRGLAVVHGDLVEEIGDYPDGQFDYVILSQTLMQVADPAGLIRRMLRVGRRGIVSFPNFARLGNRMHLLMRGRAPVSRNLPYEWYDTPNIRVITLADFRRFCRVQGFAIQREEAVISLDPAEGRTVRFWPNLRATHGIYMLGD, via the coding sequence ATGCGTTTCGACCTGAAGGTCATCGCCTCCTGGGTGGAGGAAGGCGCGCGCGTGCTGGACCTTGGCTGCGGCACCGGCTCGTTGCTGGAGCACCTGGTCAAGGACAAGGGGGTGCGCGGCACCGGCATAGAGCACGACGAGGAGAAGGTGGGCAAGGGAATCGGCCGGGGGCTGGCGGTGGTGCACGGCGACCTGGTGGAGGAGATAGGGGACTACCCGGACGGCCAGTTCGACTACGTCATCCTCTCGCAGACGCTCATGCAGGTGGCCGACCCGGCGGGGCTTATCCGGCGCATGCTGCGGGTGGGCCGCCGGGGCATCGTCAGTTTTCCCAACTTCGCCCGCCTGGGCAACCGGATGCACCTGCTGATGCGCGGCCGCGCCCCGGTTTCCCGCAACCTGCCCTACGAGTGGTACGACACGCCCAACATCCGCGTCATCACCCTGGCGGATTTCCGCCGTTTCTGCCGCGTGCAGGGCTTCGCCATCCAGCGGGAGGAAGCGGTCATCTCCCTGGACCCGGCCGAGGGGCGCACGGTGCGCTTCTGGCCCAACCTGCGTGCCACCCACGGCATCTACATGCTGGGGGACTAG
- a CDS encoding PLP-dependent aminotransferase family protein — protein sequence MPSTTPLRTARRLDAVKRSYIREILKVTADPEIISFAGGLPSPDHFPVQAMDRAARAVFAEEGAQALQYAVTEGFPPLRRAIAARYRTRFGWEVNPENVLVTTGSQQALDLLGKVMLDEGDGLLLERPGYLGAIQSFSMFAPRFATVGLGDTGPDTAEMAGRLAERPKLFYCVPNFQNPSGATYSAEARQAVRDLLAGSDTLLVEDDPYGELRFLGEDLPPVAQGVENAVLCGSFSKILAPGLRLGWVVAPDDLYAKLVTAKQAADLHTPSLTQRIASRFLAEEDLDAHVETLRGVYGHRRQVMVEAIGREFPEALEYTEPEGGMFLWCRLPDGLRSEDVFHEAIREKVAFVPGSPFYLDGSDGAFRLNFSNAAPERIEEGIARLGACLRKVV from the coding sequence CGCCTGGACGCGGTCAAGCGTTCCTACATCCGCGAAATCCTCAAGGTCACGGCCGATCCGGAGATCATCTCCTTCGCCGGCGGCCTGCCCAGCCCGGACCATTTCCCGGTCCAGGCCATGGACCGCGCCGCCCGGGCCGTATTCGCCGAGGAAGGGGCGCAGGCCCTGCAATACGCCGTCACCGAGGGCTTCCCGCCCCTGCGCCGGGCCATCGCCGCCCGCTACCGCACGCGGTTCGGCTGGGAGGTGAACCCGGAGAACGTGCTCGTCACCACCGGCTCCCAGCAGGCGCTGGACCTGCTGGGCAAGGTCATGCTGGACGAGGGCGACGGCCTGCTGCTGGAGCGGCCCGGCTACCTGGGGGCCATCCAGTCCTTCTCCATGTTCGCGCCGCGCTTCGCCACCGTGGGCCTGGGCGACACCGGGCCGGACACGGCCGAAATGGCCGGCAGGCTGGCCGAGCGTCCCAAACTTTTCTACTGCGTGCCCAATTTCCAGAACCCTTCGGGCGCAACCTACTCCGCCGAAGCCAGGCAAGCCGTGCGCGACCTGCTGGCCGGCTCCGACACCCTGCTGGTGGAGGACGATCCCTACGGCGAGCTGCGCTTTCTGGGCGAGGACCTGCCGCCCGTCGCCCAGGGGGTGGAAAACGCCGTGCTGTGCGGCTCCTTCTCCAAGATTCTGGCCCCCGGACTGCGCCTGGGCTGGGTCGTCGCCCCGGACGACCTGTACGCCAAGCTGGTCACGGCCAAGCAGGCCGCGGACCTGCACACCCCCTCCCTCACCCAGCGCATCGCCTCCCGCTTTCTGGCGGAAGAGGACCTGGACGCCCACGTGGAGACCCTGCGCGGAGTCTATGGCCACCGCCGCCAAGTCATGGTGGAGGCCATTGGCCGGGAGTTCCCCGAGGCCTTGGAGTACACCGAGCCCGAGGGGGGCATGTTCCTGTGGTGCCGCCTGCCGGACGGGCTGCGCAGCGAAGACGTCTTTCACGAGGCCATCCGCGAGAAGGTTGCCTTCGTGCCCGGCAGCCCCTTCTACCTGGACGGATCGGACGGGGCCTTCCGCCTCAACTTCTCCAACGCCGCGCCCGAGCGCATCGAGGAAGGCATCGCCCGTCTCGGGGCCTGCCTGCGCAAGGTGGTCTAG